In Fibrobacter sp. UWB10, the genomic window AACGTATTCATATTGAACGGTAGGTTATAAAGTTTGCCCTTATAATTCGCAATGGGACTATTCGTGTATCGGTTGAATTCCACAATAGAGTTCACAAAGTTCCACACCTGTTTATTGTTGGTATGGAAAATATGGGCGCCATACTTGTGAACGTTTATGCCTTCTACATTTTCGCAATATACATTCCCACCCAATTGGGGACGCTTGTCAATGACCAAGCATTTCTTGTCTGCCTTGGTTGCACGATAGGCAAAAGTCGCCCCGAACAAGCCGGAACCTACGATAAGATAGTCATATTTTTCATTCTTCATTATCAACAAAATCCTTGTTGCTCTTTATGTCTTTTCCTCAACATTCCTTATCTTTTCTATCTCATCATTCTCTTCGGGAACAAACGGAACCTTGGATTTTCTTCTGTAGTCCATTTTCAGCATCTTATAAACCGCATACATGATAAAGAATACGATGACAGCGAGCGGTAAGCCAGCGATATAGCACACCGAGCGCACCGCTTTCGCGCCACCCAGTTGAACCACGATGAATGCGATAATTGCAGCCACTGCAGCCCATACCACACGGAGCCAGCGAGGAGCCAAATTGTCGGAACCCGTCTGCACGGCAGTCATTTCAGCGGCAGCAAATGCGCTAGAGTCCATCGTAGTAGCAAGGAAGATGAATGCAATCGCAAGTAGCACAACCATAAAAATCGTCGACATCGGCAACGTGTTAATCAAGGCAATGATAGCACCAGCTTCGTCACCATTGGCAAGGAATCCGGCCACGTCAACAGAACCACTCATCTGGGCCTTGACCGCGAAGTTACCGAAAGTACCCATAGCCACCCAGCAACCGAGAGTGCAAAGGATCAACTGACCAAATGCAATCTGTCTGAGCGTTCTACCCTTCGAAATCTTGGCGTTAAACACACCCATCAAAGGCATATACACAAAATAGCAAGCCCAATAGCTGAAAGTCCAGCCCTTCACGAAGCCGCCATTGCCATAGGGGTCCGTAAACGTACTCAGGCGAATAATGTCCTGAACAAACAAACCCGCGGTATTGATTTCGGAACTAAAAACCTGAATCAAGCCCACAAAGAGTCCTATAATGCCCATAAAGATAAATGCAGCCGAGACATTAAAGTTACTCAACTTCTTAATACCCTTATTGAGGCCCAGGTACACGCTGGTTCCAAATATAGCCACCCAGATGAA contains:
- a CDS encoding BCCT family transporter is translated as MEPKLKVEKKLFFPSMIILLAVIIAVATNLELLQTSMGAIYENCISSFGWLFIFADICCLLFSVWLMFGRYKDVRLGGPDCKPVFSSLSWAGMMFTTSCGGWLVVYGFLEPIYCASQNAIVTGENIARSYELGQLYAHFHWGSNAWAIYVPISIAIGYVLYNRKGHEATVSAGISSVTPQNRWGKLLGVVVDVIAICSAVFAPVISIGTGMPLLTALVQNIFGVPDAYKATIHIVILFIWVAIFGTSVYLGLNKGIKKLSNFNVSAAFIFMGIIGLFVGLIQVFSSEINTAGLFVQDIIRLSTFTDPYGNGGFVKGWTFSYWACYFVYMPLMGVFNAKISKGRTLRQIAFGQLILCTLGCWVAMGTFGNFAVKAQMSGSVDVAGFLANGDEAGAIIALINTLPMSTIFMVVLLAIAFIFLATTMDSSAFAAAEMTAVQTGSDNLAPRWLRVVWAAVAAIIAFIVVQLGGAKAVRSVCYIAGLPLAVIVFFIMYAVYKMLKMDYRRKSKVPFVPEENDEIEKIRNVEEKT